A window of Ardenticatena maritima contains these coding sequences:
- a CDS encoding Hsp20/alpha crystallin family protein produces the protein MLTRWDPFREMLSIRDAMDRLFEESFLRPAWLTAGEDTFASMPINLYETDKELVLEATLPGFSPDEVDIEVQNNTVVIRAEHTEEREEKERDYHIRERRYGKFYRQVALPVEVNADKAQAEFKNGVVVVHFPKVEQAKPRKIKIKK, from the coding sequence ATGCTGACTCGCTGGGACCCGTTCCGCGAAATGCTGAGCATTCGCGATGCGATGGATCGCCTGTTTGAAGAATCGTTCCTGCGACCGGCATGGCTGACGGCTGGTGAAGACACCTTCGCGTCAATGCCCATCAACCTGTACGAAACGGACAAGGAACTGGTGCTTGAAGCGACGCTGCCGGGCTTCTCGCCGGATGAAGTGGACATCGAAGTGCAGAACAACACGGTCGTGATTCGCGCGGAACACACCGAAGAACGCGAAGAAAAGGAACGCGACTACCACATCCGCGAACGCCGCTATGGCAAGTTCTATCGCCAAGTGGCGCTGCCTGTCGAAGTCAACGCTGACAAGGCGCAGGCTGAATTCAAGAACGGTGTGGTCGTTGTCCACTTCCCGAAGGTTGAGCAAGCCAAGCCGCGCAAGATCAAAATCAAGAAGTAA
- a CDS encoding TolB family protein — protein sequence MNKRWMLFFFIFILWPHTVYADGGGWLVATRRLDGQDDIWAQPADGGAWVRLTATPDDERDPVWSPDGTRLAYAARRAKNWDVYLLDLRDGSETRLTTDPHYDGEPAWSPDGTRLAFVSQRAGDLDIFLLDLRDGSLQNLTADSPAHEFSPAWSPDGRALAFISTRNGTGDLFALDLATGDVAPLLVSDGEERHPHYLPDGRLVLQRTLGRETQVGVWTPETDTWQPLNLVNTALEPAVSPDGREVRWLEPRSEAATLMQARDVEGRTWPERRSPPMPETVRGLAWGTPDETLLRAYAQTVPPLAPPAPQSDDEPAEIVELPEFSLGIPYSTVRLSSKVAESFRRLRERVWQASGIDFLVDISDALRPLNLETGDSDYLSWHKAGRAVDTLWDIGWRGRYAWLEVVREDRNGEVFWRLWLRCRVQDGSCGEPLTEQPWDFSYAARWELYPGEGGAPRGFLDGYYVDFTTLARDEGWLRISSYEDADFDWRTDKNALEYWHYQRTDGLTWWAAMQELYTPEELQRWFDWPHLVERAIPLWYVRAKAIPVPPEMQQTTTWYVLDR from the coding sequence ATGAACAAACGATGGATGCTCTTTTTCTTCATTTTTATTTTGTGGCCCCACACGGTGTACGCCGACGGCGGCGGCTGGCTTGTGGCAACGCGCCGTTTGGATGGGCAAGACGACATTTGGGCGCAACCGGCGGATGGCGGCGCCTGGGTTCGCCTGACCGCTACCCCCGATGATGAGCGTGACCCCGTCTGGTCGCCCGATGGCACGCGTCTGGCGTATGCGGCGCGGCGCGCCAAGAACTGGGATGTGTATCTGCTCGACCTGCGCGACGGCAGTGAAACACGCTTGACCACCGACCCCCACTATGACGGCGAACCGGCTTGGTCGCCTGATGGCACACGTCTGGCGTTTGTTTCGCAACGCGCCGGCGATTTGGATATCTTCCTGCTTGACCTCCGCGATGGGAGCCTGCAAAACCTCACCGCCGACTCACCCGCGCATGAGTTCTCGCCCGCCTGGTCGCCCGATGGACGCGCTCTTGCATTCATTTCGACACGCAACGGCACAGGCGACCTGTTCGCGCTTGACCTGGCGACAGGTGATGTGGCGCCGCTGTTGGTGAGTGACGGCGAGGAGCGCCACCCGCACTACCTTCCAGATGGGCGATTGGTGCTTCAGCGCACCCTTGGGCGCGAGACGCAAGTTGGCGTCTGGACGCCGGAGACGGACACATGGCAGCCGCTCAATCTGGTGAACACGGCGCTGGAACCGGCTGTTTCGCCCGATGGGCGCGAGGTGCGTTGGCTGGAACCGCGGAGCGAAGCCGCAACCCTCATGCAAGCCCGCGATGTCGAAGGGCGCACCTGGCCTGAACGGCGCTCGCCGCCCATGCCTGAAACCGTGCGCGGCCTGGCGTGGGGCACGCCCGATGAAACCTTGTTGCGCGCCTACGCCCAAACGGTTCCGCCGCTTGCGCCGCCTGCGCCTCAATCCGACGATGAGCCCGCTGAAATCGTCGAATTGCCTGAGTTTTCGCTGGGCATTCCCTACTCGACGGTGCGGCTGAGCAGCAAGGTGGCTGAAAGTTTTCGCCGCTTGCGTGAGCGCGTGTGGCAGGCAAGCGGCATTGATTTTCTGGTTGACATAAGCGATGCTCTGCGCCCGCTCAACCTCGAAACAGGCGATAGTGACTATCTTTCGTGGCACAAAGCCGGGCGCGCGGTGGATACGTTGTGGGATATTGGGTGGCGTGGGCGCTACGCCTGGCTGGAAGTGGTGCGTGAAGACCGCAACGGCGAAGTGTTTTGGCGTTTGTGGTTGCGTTGCCGCGTGCAAGATGGTTCGTGCGGCGAACCGCTGACCGAGCAACCGTGGGATTTCAGTTATGCCGCCCGTTGGGAGTTGTACCCAGGCGAAGGGGGCGCACCGCGTGGCTTTCTCGACGGGTACTACGTGGATTTTACAACCTTGGCGCGCGATGAAGGCTGGTTGCGTATTTCTTCCTACGAAGATGCTGATTTTGACTGGCGCACCGACAAGAACGCGCTTGAATACTGGCATTATCAGCGCACCGATGGGCTGACCTGGTGGGCGGCGATGCAAGAACTCTACACGCCCGAAGAGTTGCAACGCTGGTTTGATTGGCCGCACCTGGTCGAACGCGCAATTCCGCTCTGGTATGTGCGCGCCAAAGCCATTCCCGTTCCGCCCGAAATGCAACAAACCACAACCTGGTACGTCCTTGACCGCTAA
- a CDS encoding universal stress protein, which translates to MRPILVPLDSSELAEQALPLALSLAQKSGRPLVLLYVTPMPVVEFIPLPTGETLALDEQLALLNETGRTYLEGVAQRLKPFGVEVETLVLEGSAGEVIAEVADERHVFATVMATHGRAGLARWALGSVADRVIRLTRHPVLLVRPRDTQTTLEPAHLHRLLVPLDGSELSERALTYARILARLYNAEIHLLHVLSLPISGLAGLEAGPVEAAYWASIREEGERYLERIAAQLREEGFTVQTALRTEPIADAILQYEEEAAIDLVVMTTHARSGLTRAILGSVTDRVVRGGKAPVLVLNPETEFDEE; encoded by the coding sequence ATGAGACCCATCCTCGTCCCCCTCGATAGTTCCGAACTGGCTGAACAAGCGTTGCCGTTGGCGCTTTCTCTGGCGCAAAAGAGTGGGCGCCCGCTGGTGCTGCTCTATGTGACGCCAATGCCCGTTGTGGAGTTTATTCCGCTCCCAACCGGGGAAACGTTGGCGCTGGATGAACAACTCGCCTTGCTGAACGAAACCGGGCGCACATACCTGGAAGGGGTTGCGCAGCGCCTCAAGCCCTTCGGGGTGGAGGTTGAAACGCTGGTGCTGGAAGGTTCGGCGGGTGAAGTCATCGCCGAGGTTGCCGATGAGCGGCATGTGTTTGCCACCGTCATGGCCACGCATGGACGTGCCGGGCTGGCACGGTGGGCGTTGGGCAGTGTTGCCGACCGCGTCATCCGGCTGACACGCCACCCGGTGTTGCTGGTGCGCCCCCGCGATACCCAAACCACGCTTGAACCGGCGCATCTGCACCGCCTGCTCGTCCCCCTGGACGGAAGCGAATTGTCCGAACGTGCGCTGACGTACGCCCGCATCCTTGCGCGTCTGTACAACGCGGAAATCCATCTCCTGCACGTTCTCTCCCTGCCCATTTCGGGGCTTGCAGGGCTTGAAGCCGGTCCTGTGGAAGCGGCCTATTGGGCAAGCATACGCGAAGAAGGAGAGCGCTACCTGGAGCGCATCGCGGCACAACTGCGCGAAGAAGGGTTCACCGTGCAGACCGCCTTGCGCACCGAACCGATAGCGGACGCCATTTTGCAGTACGAGGAAGAAGCCGCGATAGACCTGGTGGTGATGACGACACACGCACGCAGTGGGCTGACACGTGCCATTTTGGGGAGTGTCACCGACCGCGTTGTGCGGGGTGGGAAAGCGCCGGTACTCGTCCTCAATCCAGAAACAGAGTTTGACGAGGAGTAG
- a CDS encoding TIGR00266 family protein, with translation MADVIDYQIYGDDMQLVEIRLDKGEGVQAEAGAMLYMSDGIEMQTTTGGGLLKGLKRAIAGESFFITTFYNKGETKAAVAFSAPYPGKIIPLDLSEVGGEYLCQKDSFLCAAKGIDIEVAFTKRLGAGLFGGEGFILQRLRGDGLAFVHAGGTIVERTLAAGESLRVDTGCLVAFSPTVTYDIQFVGGFKNALFGGEGLFLASLKGPGKVYLQSLPFSRLADRVMAAAGSVARGERKGVAGLGGGVLGSILGGDTDF, from the coding sequence ATGGCTGATGTGATTGATTACCAGATTTACGGCGACGACATGCAGTTGGTCGAAATTCGCCTGGACAAGGGCGAAGGTGTGCAGGCCGAAGCGGGCGCGATGCTCTACATGAGCGATGGCATTGAGATGCAAACCACCACGGGCGGTGGATTGTTGAAGGGCTTGAAACGCGCGATTGCCGGCGAAAGTTTTTTCATCACCACATTCTACAACAAGGGTGAAACGAAAGCAGCCGTTGCGTTTAGCGCCCCCTATCCTGGCAAAATCATTCCGCTTGATTTGAGTGAAGTGGGTGGGGAGTATCTCTGCCAGAAGGATTCCTTCCTCTGCGCCGCCAAGGGAATTGACATTGAAGTGGCGTTTACCAAGCGGCTGGGTGCTGGGTTGTTCGGTGGTGAAGGCTTCATCTTGCAACGCTTGCGCGGCGATGGGCTGGCGTTTGTCCATGCCGGCGGCACGATTGTGGAACGCACACTGGCGGCTGGTGAAAGCCTGCGCGTTGATACAGGCTGTTTGGTCGCGTTTTCGCCAACCGTGACGTATGACATTCAGTTTGTGGGTGGTTTCAAAAACGCGCTGTTTGGCGGCGAGGGGCTTTTCCTCGCCAGTCTGAAAGGGCCCGGCAAGGTGTATTTGCAGAGCCTCCCGTTTTCACGCCTGGCTGACCGTGTGATGGCGGCGGCGGGCTCTGTCGCGCGGGGTGAACGCAAAGGCGTGGCCGGTTTGGGCGGCGGGGTGCTTGGCTCCATTTTGGGCGGTGATACGGACTTCTAA
- a CDS encoding ABC transporter ATP-binding protein: MGTLVRVEHLTKRYASGTLAVDNVSFTIEEGETFSLLGPNGAGKTTLLSMLSGILAPTSGDAFIGEYSIRHAPLAAKRLIGVVPQEIALYPTLTARQNLAFWGGLYDLQGTTLRARIEEALEIVGLREHANERVETFSGGMKRRLNIAAGLLHQPRLLLLDEPTVGIDPQSRRRILDTVKRFNEHGMTVLYTTHYMEEAEELSHRIAIMDHGHIIALGTLDELRQLVGEHESIRITLRETADEEATRRVLAEIPSIENATLTDHHITALVPNAAAALPAIATHLSQHHIPISAIEIERPDLEAVFLHLTGRSLRD; encoded by the coding sequence ATGGGAACACTTGTGCGCGTTGAGCACCTGACGAAGCGCTATGCCAGTGGCACGCTTGCCGTGGACAATGTCTCTTTCACGATTGAAGAAGGCGAAACTTTCAGTCTCTTGGGACCCAACGGCGCGGGCAAAACGACACTCCTCTCCATGCTCAGCGGCATCCTCGCCCCAACCAGTGGCGACGCCTTCATCGGCGAGTATTCCATCCGCCACGCCCCTCTGGCAGCCAAGCGCCTCATCGGCGTTGTTCCCCAAGAAATCGCGCTCTACCCCACGCTCACCGCACGCCAGAATCTGGCGTTTTGGGGCGGCTTGTACGACTTGCAAGGGACAACACTCCGCGCCCGTATCGAAGAAGCCCTGGAAATTGTGGGCTTGCGCGAGCATGCGAATGAGCGCGTCGAAACGTTCTCAGGCGGGATGAAGCGTCGCCTCAACATCGCCGCCGGCTTGCTTCACCAACCGCGCCTGCTCTTGCTTGATGAGCCGACGGTTGGCATTGACCCCCAAAGCCGCCGCCGCATCCTCGACACCGTCAAGCGCTTCAACGAACACGGCATGACGGTTCTTTACACGACGCACTACATGGAAGAAGCCGAAGAACTTTCGCATCGCATCGCCATTATGGACCACGGGCATATCATCGCGTTGGGCACGCTGGACGAATTGCGGCAATTGGTTGGCGAACATGAAAGCATACGCATCACTCTGCGCGAAACCGCCGATGAAGAAGCCACCCGCCGCGTACTGGCTGAAATTCCATCCATCGAAAACGCCACGCTCACCGACCACCACATCACGGCGCTTGTTCCCAATGCCGCCGCCGCCTTGCCCGCCATCGCCACCCACCTCAGCCAACACCACATCCCGATTAGCGCCATTGAAATCGAACGTCCCGACCTCGAAGCAGTCTTTCTCCACCTGACCGGTCGGTCTTTACGCGATTGA
- a CDS encoding ABC transporter permease: MRKIVLIARANLLQLFRDRTALIFMLALPFGLTLVTGFAFGDTTLRDIPVIIVNQDPGPVGTALSRMFASEGLRPLLNVETMTDPDAARARLRADEAAAVILVPPLSDTLPIGQPSTASITLITNPSRPVSSLIVRTILARFTDTLNLSFAAGSLVFQTLAEQNALPQEATALQTLGEAWGASAAQTFAQESAARITFVPLGETQRDFDPIAYFAPSMAIFTLMFTMTQGSNTLLEEREQWTLQRMLATPTRLSTILAGKLIGLWLGGGAQLAILLSASALLFGVSWGNPLAVGVVCFALVVAASSWGLLIAAFARTSSETRTLGVLISMIFGIAAGHFFPRTSLPPWLQQASRISPNAWGLDAFLTLLNGGTLSDILFHTTALFTMALILFGVAAVGARRQFSA; this comes from the coding sequence ATGCGCAAAATAGTGCTCATCGCTCGCGCAAACCTGTTGCAACTCTTCCGCGACCGTACCGCGCTCATCTTCATGCTCGCCCTGCCATTCGGCTTGACGCTGGTGACGGGTTTCGCCTTTGGCGACACCACCTTGCGCGATATTCCCGTCATCATCGTCAATCAAGACCCCGGCCCGGTTGGCACCGCGCTCTCGCGCATGTTTGCCAGCGAAGGGTTGCGCCCCCTGCTCAACGTCGAAACCATGACCGACCCAGACGCCGCCAGAGCACGCCTACGCGCCGATGAAGCCGCCGCCGTCATCCTGGTTCCCCCGCTCAGCGACACCCTTCCCATCGGCCAACCTTCCACCGCATCCATCACACTCATCACCAACCCCTCGCGGCCAGTCAGCAGCCTTATTGTGCGCACCATTTTGGCGCGTTTCACCGACACGCTCAACCTCTCCTTTGCCGCCGGCTCACTCGTCTTTCAGACGCTGGCGGAGCAAAACGCCCTGCCACAAGAAGCAACTGCGCTCCAAACATTGGGGGAAGCATGGGGCGCTTCCGCTGCGCAAACCTTCGCCCAAGAAAGCGCGGCGCGCATCACATTCGTTCCGCTGGGCGAAACCCAGCGCGATTTTGACCCGATTGCCTACTTTGCGCCCAGCATGGCGATTTTCACCCTCATGTTCACCATGACACAAGGCAGCAACACACTGCTCGAAGAGCGCGAACAGTGGACCCTGCAACGTATGCTCGCCACCCCCACACGGCTCTCCACCATCCTGGCGGGCAAACTCATCGGGTTGTGGCTCGGAGGCGGCGCACAACTTGCCATTTTGCTCAGCGCCAGCGCACTCCTGTTTGGCGTCTCGTGGGGGAACCCGCTCGCCGTAGGCGTCGTCTGTTTCGCGCTGGTTGTAGCGGCTTCCAGTTGGGGGCTTCTCATTGCAGCGTTCGCCCGCACATCCAGCGAAACGCGCACGCTGGGCGTACTCATCTCGATGATTTTTGGTATTGCCGCCGGGCACTTCTTCCCTCGCACAAGCCTTCCGCCCTGGTTGCAGCAAGCCAGCCGCATTTCGCCCAACGCCTGGGGATTGGACGCCTTTTTGACGCTCCTGAATGGTGGTACACTTTCCGACATCCTGTTTCACACCACAGCCCTCTTCACCATGGCGCTCATCCTCTTTGGTGTGGCTGCGGTTGGCGCACGGCGTCAATTCTCGGCTTAA
- a CDS encoding ABC transporter permease: MGRKLWHIMLNDIRLYFSYRSALLFFFLLPILFMWVLGATFGGGQENESITLPILLVDEDQTQLSTFVAMRLRHEPSIVLLEETDLARAMQRFEEDEALMLVVLPRGFETNVLAGQPVEIGYRLASDSTRAIAAQQAVENAVAAAGSVATTLNAMHTFLRERGITPPDIHTLLPPLLASQATPALTLTETRITPQETGLLSGTEQAVLGQIITWGLITFLGASTVFLTERQRGTLARLLASPTPPWLVLMGKLLSRYTLGVVQSLLLLGAGTVLLGVHWGEPIALALVVLAFALTGVALGIAIATFVRSASAAAALSTLLAMLLSALGGAWWPLEITPPAYQTVARLLPTTWAMQAFQKVVAHGAGTRGVLPDIAILAGFAALFLLAGMRTFRNPI; the protein is encoded by the coding sequence ATGGGACGCAAACTCTGGCACATCATGCTGAATGATATACGGCTCTACTTCTCGTATCGCAGCGCACTGCTTTTCTTCTTCCTGCTTCCAATTCTGTTCATGTGGGTGCTTGGGGCGACGTTTGGCGGCGGTCAAGAGAACGAATCCATCACATTGCCCATTCTTCTGGTAGATGAAGACCAGACACAACTCTCCACCTTCGTCGCCATGCGTCTGCGCCATGAGCCTTCCATCGTCTTGCTGGAAGAAACCGACCTCGCCCGCGCCATGCAACGGTTCGAGGAAGATGAAGCGCTTATGCTGGTCGTGCTTCCACGCGGTTTCGAGACCAACGTGCTCGCCGGCCAGCCGGTCGAAATCGGCTACCGCCTCGCGTCCGATAGCACACGCGCCATTGCCGCCCAACAAGCCGTCGAAAACGCCGTCGCCGCCGCCGGTTCCGTCGCCACCACACTCAACGCCATGCACACCTTCTTGCGCGAGCGGGGAATCACGCCGCCTGACATCCACACGCTGTTGCCCCCATTGCTGGCAAGCCAGGCAACCCCCGCCCTCACACTCACCGAAACACGCATCACACCGCAAGAAACGGGCTTACTGAGCGGCACAGAGCAAGCCGTTTTGGGGCAAATCATCACCTGGGGCTTGATTACCTTCCTGGGCGCCAGTACCGTGTTTCTCACCGAACGCCAACGGGGAACGCTCGCCCGCCTGTTGGCGTCGCCTACGCCCCCGTGGCTGGTGCTCATGGGGAAACTGCTCTCACGCTACACGCTTGGCGTGGTGCAGAGCCTTCTTCTCCTGGGGGCGGGCACGGTGTTGCTGGGCGTCCACTGGGGAGAACCGATAGCGCTGGCGCTGGTTGTGCTCGCATTCGCGCTGACGGGGGTGGCGCTGGGCATCGCCATAGCAACCTTCGTCCGCTCAGCGTCGGCCGCCGCCGCCCTCTCAACCCTGTTAGCCATGCTGTTGTCGGCGCTGGGCGGCGCCTGGTGGCCGCTCGAAATCACCCCGCCGGCGTATCAGACTGTGGCGCGCCTGCTCCCCACCACCTGGGCAATGCAAGCGTTCCAAAAAGTTGTGGCGCATGGCGCAGGAACGCGCGGCGTGCTCCCCGACATCGCCATTCTGGCGGGATTTGCCGCGCTGTTCCTGCTGGCTGGCATGCGCACATTCCGCAACCCCATTTGA
- a CDS encoding YgjV family protein: protein MDAQTFYELIGYVASVLVAISLTMRSILRLRLINLLGALLFTIYGVVLGIWPVAAVNAFIVGIDLYYLWQLLRQKDAFDILEVNPQGAYIRRFLDFYADEIARFQPEFRYDPKTPNMIAFFVLRNMVPAGLFIARKDGETAEVLLDFAIPGYRDFKIGRYLYDARADLLCAYGIRRLRTRAHVPEHIAYLKRMGYRQTEMGVFERTIAC, encoded by the coding sequence ATGGACGCACAGACCTTCTACGAGTTGATTGGCTATGTGGCGTCGGTGCTGGTGGCGATTTCGCTCACCATGCGCTCGATTTTGCGTTTGCGTCTCATCAATTTGTTGGGGGCGTTGCTCTTTACCATCTACGGCGTCGTGTTGGGCATTTGGCCGGTCGCCGCGGTCAACGCCTTTATCGTGGGGATAGACCTGTACTATTTGTGGCAACTTCTGCGCCAAAAAGACGCCTTTGACATTTTGGAAGTCAATCCGCAGGGGGCGTACATTCGGCGCTTTCTGGATTTCTATGCCGACGAGATTGCCCGTTTTCAGCCCGAATTTCGCTATGACCCCAAAACGCCGAACATGATTGCCTTCTTTGTGCTGCGCAACATGGTGCCGGCGGGGTTGTTCATCGCCCGGAAGGATGGCGAAACCGCCGAGGTGTTGCTGGATTTTGCCATCCCCGGCTATCGTGATTTCAAGATTGGGCGCTACTTGTACGATGCCCGCGCCGATTTGCTTTGCGCCTATGGCATTCGTCGTTTGCGTACACGCGCCCATGTGCCGGAGCATATCGCTTATTTGAAGCGCATGGGGTATCGGCAAACGGAGATGGGTGTTTTCGAGCGCACGATTGCGTGTTAG
- the alr gene encoding alanine racemase, with protein MNTQPRPATWLEIDITALLENVAALRRVVGENVALFPVVKANAYGHGAVPVAHALLSAGCAGLCVARLDEGIALRQAGIRAPIWILGWIPPEHISAAVEYRLTPTINSLAQAAALHAATPRGEQTPIHIKVDTGLSRYGLLPDEVLPFVRDMRMFNHLSIEGLWTHMARADEPDPTPTQRQLARFAHVLEAVHAEGVHPRWLHTAASAAILNPALENAAHFNAVRPGISIYGLRPSREVAWPIHLRPVLTWKARVARVRELPAGTAISYGGTFVTPHAMRVALVPVGYGDGYPRALSNRGEVLIQGRRCRIVGRVCMDNIVVDINHVEHVEEGDEVVLIGRQGDAAITADDLAHWLGTINYEVVTQILPRVPRFYI; from the coding sequence ATGAACACCCAACCACGCCCAGCAACCTGGCTTGAAATTGACATCACCGCGCTGCTCGAAAACGTCGCCGCCCTGCGCCGCGTTGTTGGTGAAAATGTGGCGCTCTTTCCCGTGGTGAAAGCCAACGCCTACGGACACGGCGCTGTCCCCGTCGCCCACGCCTTGCTCAGCGCCGGTTGCGCCGGGCTTTGCGTCGCCCGCCTTGATGAAGGCATTGCCCTGCGCCAGGCTGGCATCCGCGCGCCCATCTGGATACTCGGCTGGATTCCGCCCGAACACATCAGCGCAGCGGTCGAATACCGCCTGACGCCCACGATCAACAGTCTGGCGCAAGCCGCCGCACTGCACGCCGCCACCCCGCGCGGCGAACAGACCCCCATCCACATCAAAGTGGATACCGGGCTCAGCCGCTACGGTCTCTTGCCGGATGAAGTGCTGCCCTTTGTGCGCGACATGCGCATGTTCAACCACCTGTCCATCGAGGGGCTATGGACGCACATGGCGCGCGCCGACGAACCAGACCCCACCCCCACACAGCGCCAACTCGCCCGCTTCGCCCATGTCCTCGAAGCCGTGCATGCCGAAGGCGTTCACCCACGTTGGCTTCACACCGCCGCCAGCGCTGCCATTCTGAACCCGGCGCTGGAAAACGCCGCGCACTTCAACGCCGTGCGCCCCGGTATCAGCATCTACGGCTTGCGTCCCAGCCGCGAGGTGGCATGGCCTATTCATCTGCGCCCCGTTCTCACCTGGAAAGCGCGCGTGGCGCGTGTGCGTGAACTTCCCGCCGGCACAGCCATCAGTTATGGGGGCACGTTTGTCACGCCCCACGCCATGCGCGTGGCGCTGGTGCCCGTCGGCTATGGCGACGGCTACCCGCGCGCCCTCTCCAATCGGGGGGAAGTCCTCATTCAGGGGCGACGGTGCCGCATTGTGGGGCGCGTCTGCATGGACAACATTGTGGTGGATATCAACCACGTTGAACACGTGGAAGAAGGCGACGAAGTGGTGTTGATTGGTCGCCAGGGCGACGCCGCCATCACCGCCGACGACCTGGCGCACTGGCTCGGCACGATCAACTACGAAGTCGTCACCCAGATTTTGCCGCGCGTGCCGCGTTTTTACATCTGA
- a CDS encoding D-2-hydroxyacid dehydrogenase gives MTVPVLITLDFTPEHIARLQAISDELVIRQVRTRTPEGVAEALNQYPDTEVLYAIRLPTAWRSEWGVRWIQLHSAGVDHIPLDVIPPHVRITNASGIHAVCMAEHAFGMILALRRRLTDMMFAKPWHAWPPDRWALYARPLLRGQTMGILGYGAIGREIGRLAKAFGMRVLAYKRNPAQRADHTFVLPGTGDPEGRFPDAWFGPGELFRLLEESHVVVNTLPATRETEHLLNADAFRHMPPGALFVNIGRGRTVDETALVDALRTGALGGAALDVFEQEPLPAHHPLWSLDNVIISPHVSAAFPEYDDFAVALFAENLRRYLQEEPLLNEVNRQHGY, from the coding sequence ATGACTGTGCCCGTTCTCATCACGCTGGATTTCACCCCCGAACACATTGCGCGTTTGCAAGCCATCTCCGATGAGTTGGTCATCCGCCAGGTGCGCACCCGCACCCCCGAAGGCGTCGCCGAGGCGCTCAATCAGTACCCGGACACCGAAGTGCTCTACGCCATTCGCCTGCCGACGGCATGGCGCTCCGAGTGGGGCGTGCGCTGGATTCAACTGCACTCCGCCGGCGTGGACCACATCCCGCTGGACGTTATTCCGCCCCACGTGCGCATCACCAACGCCAGCGGCATTCACGCCGTTTGCATGGCGGAACACGCCTTTGGCATGATACTGGCGTTGCGGCGGCGGCTCACCGACATGATGTTCGCCAAGCCATGGCACGCCTGGCCACCCGACCGTTGGGCGCTCTACGCACGCCCCCTCTTGCGCGGGCAAACGATGGGCATCCTGGGCTATGGCGCTATCGGGCGCGAAATCGGGCGGCTCGCCAAAGCCTTTGGCATGCGCGTGCTGGCATACAAACGCAACCCGGCGCAACGCGCGGACCACACGTTCGTCCTCCCCGGCACAGGCGACCCGGAAGGGCGTTTCCCCGACGCCTGGTTTGGTCCGGGGGAATTGTTCCGCCTGCTGGAAGAAAGCCATGTGGTGGTGAACACCTTGCCCGCCACACGCGAAACAGAGCACCTGCTCAACGCCGACGCCTTTCGGCACATGCCGCCGGGGGCGCTCTTCGTCAACATCGGGCGGGGGCGCACAGTGGACGAAACGGCGCTGGTTGACGCCTTGCGCACCGGCGCATTGGGGGGCGCCGCCCTGGACGTGTTTGAGCAAGAACCCTTGCCGGCGCATCATCCGCTCTGGTCGCTCGACAACGTCATCATCTCACCGCACGTCAGCGCCGCTTTTCCCGAATACGACGACTTCGCGGTCGCCCTGTTTGCTGAAAACCTGCGCCGCTACCTTCAGGAAGAACCTTTGCTCAATGAAGTCAACCGGCAACATGGCTACTGA